ATCAATCAACTGAAGAAAATAGATGGCGTGATGGCAGTCGTCGTATTTACCGAAGGACTGAAACCTGCGCCCATGACGGTGCTTGGGGAGCTGCCGCTGGATGAGGCCAAGCGCCTGTCCCGCTTTGCTAATGATTACATGCGGTTATTGCAGGGGCTGATCGACCAGTTCGCCATGTTGACGCCATCAAGGCAATGGGTGCTCGTCAATGGTTGGGCCGTGCACGGTCCGAAATTTTCGGTGTACGGATGGGGGAATCTCGTCTGCATCGTGGATAACAGCAAGGTAAACCACAACATGATCAAACTGGTCAAAGATACCTTTCTGAATATGTAAGATTGAGGGTCCGATCTTTCTGATCATCAATGATTCGTCGCGAGCCGGCGTAGCAATCGTCTCAGCGATCAAACCCTCATACGTCTGGCCCGTTTTTTATTTTCCAATGCAGAAATTGCTGAAAATTTCACCGAGCAGATCATCTGCGGTGAATTTTCCGGTGATTTCATCCAAGGCTAGCTGTGCTCGACGGAGCGATTCGGCTGCCAGTTCTCCAGCGGATTGTGTCGTCAAAGCACTATGGGCAGAAATGATTTCTTTTTGAGCACCAAGTAAGGCATCCAGGTGTCTTCTTCTGGCGATGAACTGACCGCCTTCCGTGGATTGATAACCCATGATTTCCTTGAGATGTGCGCGAAGTTCCTTAATGCCCGCGCCGGTTTTTGCGCTGATGCCCAGATGGATTTTTTCCTGATCGAATCCTGCTGGACGACCGCTCAGGTCGATTTTGTTGAATACCCAAATGGTGTGTTTGCGCGGCAGCATGGCTCGGATCTTTTCATCCTCATCCGGATTATTGCGGTGGTCGTCCTGAAGAAACAACACCGCGTCCGCCTGTTCCACTTCACGCCAGGCGCGGCGAATGCCTTCACGTTCAATCGGCTCGTCACTTTCACGCAAACCGGCGGTGTCGATGATATGGACGGGCAGGCCATCGATCTGAATTTCGGCGCGTAGTACATCGCGTGTGGTGCCCGGTATGTCGGTCACAATGGCACGATCATCTCCGGCTAATTGATTCAGCAGACTCGATTTCCCGGCGTTCGGCTGACCGACGATCGCGACGCGCATGCCCTCGCGAAGGAGTACGCCTTGCTGTGTTTCAGACAGCAGTTCGGCGATTTCATCGACCAGTTGCTGTGATTGGGTAATCAGCCGGGCATCGGAAAGAAAATCAATTTCTTCTTCGGGAAAATCAAGCGCGGATTCGATGAACATGCGCAACGCAATCAGCTGTTGTGTGACGCGATGAACCCGTTCGGAAAACACGCCTTGCAGAGCCTGACTTGCGGCCTGCGCGGCGGCCTGGCTGCCGGCATCGATCAAATCGGCTACCGCTTCGGCCTGCGCCAGATCCATTCGTCCATTGAGAAAGGCGCGTTCGGTGAATTCACCCGGGCGAGCCAGTCGCGCGCCCTGTTGAAGAATCAGTTTCAGCAGATGATCCAGTACGACCGGGCCGCCATGGCCTTGCAATTCCACCACGTCTTCGCCGGTGTACGAATGCGGCGCCGAAAATACAAGGCAAAGCCCGTCATCGATGAGCGCGCCGGTATTGGGGTGTTTAAATGGGACGTGCCGCGCGTAGCGGATCGGAGGCAAGGTCGAGACGATGCGTTCGGCAATCGCGTGCGCTTGCGTGCCGGATAAACGAATAATGCCGACACCACCACGTCCGGGCGCTGTGGCAATGGCGGCAATGGTGTCGTGTGGCGAATGCATGAGCACGCCCGAGGGATTACTCGGACTTGATCAGTGCCATCTGCTTCTCGATTTTCCGCGTGATCATGTACTGCTGCGCAATGGAGAGCAGATTGTTCACGAACCAGTACAGAACCAAACCTGCCGGGAAGAACGAGAAGAAGATGGTAAAGATGACCGGCAACCAGGCAAAGATTTTCTGTTGCATTGGGTCAACCGGCGCCGGGTTGAGTTTCTGCTGGATGAACATGGAAATACCCATGAGCAACGGCAGCACGAAATACGGATCCTTCTGCGACAGGTCATGGATCCACAAAATCCACGGCGCTTGGCGCAATTCAACCGATTCGGCCAATACCCAATACAGAGAAATAAAGACCGGAATTTGAATCACAATGGGCAGACAGCCACCCAAGGGATTAATTTTCTCCCGCTGGTAAAGCTTCATCATTTCCTGGGAAAGCTTTTGTCTGTCCTCGCCGAATTTTTCCTTGAGCGCCTTCATCTTCGGTGTGACGGCACGCATTTTCGCCATGGAGCGATAACTGATGGCCGAAGGCCAGAGGAAGAAGAGTTTAATGACCAGCGTCACCAGCACGATCGACCAGCCCCAGTTGCCAACCCATTCATGGAAGTGCTTGAGCAGCCAGAAGATCGGATCGGCGATGACGGTGAAAATACCGAAATCGATAGTAAGGTTCAGGCCTTGTGCGAGCGGCGCAAGATTGGCCTGGATTTTCGGACCGACATAAAGCGTGGATGACAATTCACCCGAGCCCCCAGCCGGAATAGTCGTGACCGGGGAACTCATGCCGATGGTGTACAGGGTCTGATTGTTCTTGTCCGACACGAGCGTGTAGAAATGGTTGACCTGTTGGCGATCGCTCGGTACCCAGGCACTCATGAAGTAGTGTTGGATAATAGCCACCCAGCCACTGCTCAAATCCTTCGAAAGCTTGGTTTTCAGCATTTCCTCGAACGGAATCTTTTCATAGGCCAAACGATCTTTCGTGCCGGGTACATCACCCGCGTAAACCGTGCCGGTATAGGTGTGAACCAGCTGCGTGCCCGGCGTGGTACCCAGCCGCGTCAATTGACGATATTGGCTGGCCGCCCAGGGGGATTGGCTGGTGTTGTCGATCTTGTATTCGACCTGAACGGTGTAATCACCACGTTTTATGATGATCAACTTGGTGATCTTGATGCCGTCCTTTTCCCAGGTAAGTGGAATGCGTAACTCATTTTCACCTGGCGTCAGCGTGTATTCCATTTGCGGGGCAGTGTATTGGGCGTAGTGGTCCGGCGCCGGTGCGCCTTTCTCTCCGATCAAGCCCGATTGCGCGACATAAACGAAGCCGTTACTGTCCGTCAGCAATCGAACGGGGTCGGCCTTGTCCTGTTCTTGAGGATATTTGAGCAGATCGGCTTCATCGATCACCCCGCCTTGCAGGCTGATTTTCAGAGCCAGTACATCTGTTTTGACAGTAATGGTTTGCGCGGCTTTAGAAGTCGGTTTGGCTGCCGAGCCACCGGGTACGGCGCTTTGGTCCTGGCCACTGGCAGAGGGCGCTGAGGTTGCCGGTATGTCTTTGGCTGCTGTGGGTTGTGCCGGACTATCTGGACTAGCCGCGTTTTGCAGGGTGGCCGCCGTCTGTTGGGCTGATTGCGATTGGTCATGCGTCCAGGCTTGCCAGAGCGATATCAAAACAAAACCAAGAGCAACAACCAGAATTAGGCGGCGATTATCCATCTTTAAGACTCAATCAATTAGGTGGGTTAGTAACGTTATGCCCTGGATTTTGCCCCAGGTTCTTTTTACCTTGGGGCGCGCAATGATCCGCGACAGCCGGGGAGTGATCGACAGACGAAACCGTCGGCGGTTCCTTGTCAGGATCAGGTGTGACGTAGTTTACAGGATGATCGTGA
This region of Halothiobacillus neapolitanus c2 genomic DNA includes:
- the yidC gene encoding membrane protein insertase YidC, whose product is MDNRRLILVVALGFVLISLWQAWTHDQSQSAQQTAATLQNAASPDSPAQPTAAKDIPATSAPSASGQDQSAVPGGSAAKPTSKAAQTITVKTDVLALKISLQGGVIDEADLLKYPQEQDKADPVRLLTDSNGFVYVAQSGLIGEKGAPAPDHYAQYTAPQMEYTLTPGENELRIPLTWEKDGIKITKLIIIKRGDYTVQVEYKIDNTSQSPWAASQYRQLTRLGTTPGTQLVHTYTGTVYAGDVPGTKDRLAYEKIPFEEMLKTKLSKDLSSGWVAIIQHYFMSAWVPSDRQQVNHFYTLVSDKNNQTLYTIGMSSPVTTIPAGGSGELSSTLYVGPKIQANLAPLAQGLNLTIDFGIFTVIADPIFWLLKHFHEWVGNWGWSIVLVTLVIKLFFLWPSAISYRSMAKMRAVTPKMKALKEKFGEDRQKLSQEMMKLYQREKINPLGGCLPIVIQIPVFISLYWVLAESVELRQAPWILWIHDLSQKDPYFVLPLLMGISMFIQQKLNPAPVDPMQQKIFAWLPVIFTIFFSFFPAGLVLYWFVNNLLSIAQQYMITRKIEKQMALIKSE
- the mnmE gene encoding tRNA uridine-5-carboxymethylaminomethyl(34) synthesis GTPase MnmE is translated as MHSPHDTIAAIATAPGRGGVGIIRLSGTQAHAIAERIVSTLPPIRYARHVPFKHPNTGALIDDGLCLVFSAPHSYTGEDVVELQGHGGPVVLDHLLKLILQQGARLARPGEFTERAFLNGRMDLAQAEAVADLIDAGSQAAAQAASQALQGVFSERVHRVTQQLIALRMFIESALDFPEEEIDFLSDARLITQSQQLVDEIAELLSETQQGVLLREGMRVAIVGQPNAGKSSLLNQLAGDDRAIVTDIPGTTRDVLRAEIQIDGLPVHIIDTAGLRESDEPIEREGIRRAWREVEQADAVLFLQDDHRNNPDEDEKIRAMLPRKHTIWVFNKIDLSGRPAGFDQEKIHLGISAKTGAGIKELRAHLKEIMGYQSTEGGQFIARRRHLDALLGAQKEIISAHSALTTQSAGELAAESLRRAQLALDEITGKFTADDLLGEIFSNFCIGK
- a CDS encoding DUF2173 family protein, with the protein product MINQLKKIDGVMAVVVFTEGLKPAPMTVLGELPLDEAKRLSRFANDYMRLLQGLIDQFAMLTPSRQWVLVNGWAVHGPKFSVYGWGNLVCIVDNSKVNHNMIKLVKDTFLNM